A part of Gossypium hirsutum isolate 1008001.06 chromosome A07, Gossypium_hirsutum_v2.1, whole genome shotgun sequence genomic DNA contains:
- the LOC107952976 gene encoding pentatricopeptide repeat-containing protein At5g16420, mitochondrial: MMRRTQPLHRRLVIGLLHQNNTFRSFASVDLSTVDPSSPLLQYYTVTPPIKPWPQRLHPKRLVSMINRQQNLDLALQIFLYAGKFHPNFCHNFDTYQSIIQKLSRARAFEPMESLISQLQNSQIKCGENLFITVIRNYGLASLPKLAVKTFLRIENFNVQRSVRSLNTLLNVLIQNKRYDLVHLMFKSSKTKFNVIPNVFTGNILIKALCQKKDVEAAYKVLDEMPAMGMVPNLVTYTTILGGYLARGDMRNGKRVFQELLDRGWIPDATTYTVLMDGYCKMGKFNEAVKVMDEMEENGVAPNEVTYGVMIEAFCKEKKSGEALNMFDDMLQRKYIPSSSLSCKVIDLLCEEGRVEEGCYLWKKMLKNDCLPDNAILSTLIHWLCKEGKVWEARKIFDEFEKGSVPSLLTYNTLINGMCEKGELSEAGKLWDDMVEKGCNPNVFTYNILIKGFCKIGNATEGIRILEEMLDKGCLPNKATYNILIEVLQGMGKEGEVEKVVSMAMSSGRVDRSSWDLFLTKIVGKLNNGVDLLHQLLESAN; the protein is encoded by the coding sequence ATGATGCGTCGTACACAACCGCTGCACCGTCGATTAGTGATCGGACTCCTCCATCAAAACAACACTTTCCGATCTTTCGCCAGTGTTGACCTTTCCACCGTTGATCCTTCCTCCCCACTCCTCCAGTACTACACCGTTACACCCCCAATTAAACCTTGGCCACAACGCCTCCATCCAAAGCGCCTCGTTTCCATGATCAATCGCCAACAAAACCTCGATCTCGCCCTCCAAATCTTCCTCTACGCTGGCAAGTTCCACCCCAACTTTTGCCATAATTTCGACACCTACCAATCCATCATCCAAAAACTCTCTCGTGCACGTGCCTTCGAACCCATGGAATCCCTCATATCTCAGCTCCAAAATTCCCAAATCAAATGCGGCGAAAATCTTTTTATCACTGTTATCCGAAATTACGGCCTCGCTTCCCTCCCAAAATTGGCTGTAAAAACCTTTCTGCGGATTGAAAACTTCAACGTGCAACGATCTGTTCGATCATTAAACACTTTGTTAAACGTTTTGATTCAAAACAAACGGTACGATTTGGTTCACTTAATGTTCAAAAGCAGCAAAACAAAATTTAACGTGATACCGAATGTTTTTACTGGCAATATCTTGATCAAAGCTCTTTGTCAGAAAAAAGACGTCGAAGCCGCATATAAAGTGCTTGATGAAATGCCTGCGATGGGAATGGTACCAAATTTGGTTACTTACACGACAATTCTCGGTGGATATTTGGCGAGGGGCGATATGCGAAACGGGAAGAGGGTTTTTCAGGAGTTACTAGACAGAGGGTGGATTCCAGATGCAACGACGTATACGGTTTTAATGGACGGGTATTGTAAAATGGGAAAGTTCAATGAAGCTGTTAAAGTGATGGATGAAATGGAGGAAAATGGTGTTGCTCCAAATGAGGTTACTTATGGAGTTATGATTGAGGCCTTCTGTAAAGAGAAGAAATCCGGGGAAGCGCTTAACATGTTCGACGATATGCTTCAGAGAAAGTATATCCCCAGTTCTTCGCTTTCTTGTAAAGTAATTGATCTGTTGTGTGAAGAAGGCAGAGTGGAGGAAGGTTGTTACTTGTGGAAGAAGATGTTGAAAAATGATTGTTTGCCGGATAATGCAATATTGAGTACATTGATTCATTGGCTTTGTAAGGAAGGGAAAGTTTGGGAGGCTAGGAAAATATTTGATGAGTTCGAGAAAGGTTCAGTTCCAAGTTTATTGACGTATAACACTTTAATTAATGGCATGTGTGAGAAAGGAGAATTGAGTGAGGCGGGGAAGTTGTGGGATGATATGGTGGAAAAAGGATGTAATCCAAATGTGTTCACCTACAATATATTGATTAAAGGATTTTGTAAGATTGGTAATGCGACGGAGGGGATTAGAATTCTGGAGGAAATGCTGGATAAAGGCTGTTTGCCAAATAAAGCAACATACAATATATTGATTGAAGTGCTTCAGGGTATGGGAAAGGAAGGTGAAGTTGAGAAAGTTGTTTCAATGGCTATGTCAAGTGGGAGAGTTGATAGGAGTTCTTGGGATCTATTTTTAACCAAGATTGTTGGCAAGCTGAATAATGGGGTTGATCTTCTTCATCAGTTGTTGGAGAGTGCTAACTAA